Below is a genomic region from Isosphaeraceae bacterium EP7.
GGCTAGCCGAAGCGCCGACTGACCATCGGCTGCCACCATGATTGTGTTGTTGGCGATCAGATTGTTCGTCGAGCCCTGCGAGCTCTGGAGCTGGGCGACGGTGAGCCCCTTGGCGTGGGCGTTGGCGATGATGTTATTGCGAATGACCGAATTCTGGACGCCGCCGAGGTTGATTGCCGAGCCCGCACCATACTTCGCCAGCGATCCGCCCATACCGACGTTGGTGATGATGTTGTTCTCGACCAGGGCTCCCGGAATCAGTCCGTCGCCTCCCTGGCTGACGTCGCCGTTAAGCAGCAAGCCGTTGCCCAGGACATTGGTCACCTTATTGCCGCGGACGGTCGGCCGGACCGCGCTATTGGCCACGTAGATCCCGGTGTCATAGCCCCCGGAAACCGTGTTGTTCTGGACCAGTAGGTCGGTGGTGAAACTGGTCATCATGCCGCACTGATCGATCTGCCGGAGCTGGATCGTGTTGTTGCTGAAATTAACACCGATTCCTCCGCCAGCGGCCCGGAGCGCGGTCCTCCAGTTGGACTGGCTGGCATCGGGGATGATGGTGAACCCGCTGATGGTGACGTAATTGCAGTTTTCCAGGTCGATCGCGTCGGGTGTCTTGCCATTGCGGACGTTGATGAGCGTGCCCCGGCTGGCCTGAAACGTGATCGGAGCCTTCGCGGTCCCACCCTGGGGAGAATTCCAGCCCATGATGAAACCGGCGTAGGTGCCCGCCCGAACCGAGATCACGTCACCGGGCTTGGCAAGGTCGGAAGCGTGCTGAAGTGTCTTCCAGGGGGCCTTGGCCGTGCCGGCAGCCGAGTCGTTGCCCGTTGGGGAGACGATGTAGATGCTCAGAGCCAATCGTGCCTCAAGCAGCTCGATTTGCAACCGAGACCTGGATCGCGAGGGACGGCTTCCATCGGAAAATAAGTTTCGTCCTCGAGATGTGAGCCTAGATAGAATTTTCATCAGTCGGGACTCTCTTGGTAAAAAGTGGCCTGCCCCCGCCGTTGCTACCAGTTGCTATGTTAGTGGCCCGGTCGCTGCGCTTGACCCCATCTCGAGTCCACTCACAACGAGAGTTTCGCTGGGATTTTCGGCCTCTATCCCCTGACCTTGGATGCGGCGAACTCCCCGGGGGTCAGGTAGCCCAGGGCGCTGTGCGGGTGGTCTTTGTTGTAGCCGGCCCGCCACGCCTCGATCTTCGCCCGGGCGTCGTCCAGGCACAAGAACCAGTTCGGGTTGACCCGCCCCGGAAAGTTGGACCAGCTTTTGGGGGGCAGGCCATTGGCGTAGGTGTGCCAGCCGGCCTTGTGGGTCAGGGTGACGGTGACGGTCAGGGGGGGCGCCGGGGGCGAGCTCAGTGGGGGTGGGTGTGGAATTGATTGCCCGCTGGATCCGGCGAGGCTGGGGCGGGAGGTTTTCCAGGGCGGAGTGAAAGGCGTCGGCCATAGCGGATTGGCGACGCGATTCAGAAGAACGCGGCCGGGTCCACCGCGAAGTAAGAGCCCATCGCCGCGGCGACCTTGCGGCTGACCTTACGCCGCCCCGCCAGGATGTCGCTGATCGACGACTGGCTGACCCCCGTCGCCTTCGCGACGTCCGACTGGCTGACCTGGCGGGACTCCAGGAGCGACCGCAGCCGCCGGGCCGGGTCAGTGGCCGGCTCGGGGAAAATGGCCGACTCATGATGCTCAATGATCGCGGCGAGGGCGTCGCGGTACATGAGCTCGCCGGGCCGAGGGTCCGGGGTCAGGGCGACCATCGTCATGACCTCGACGGCCCTGGCGTGGTCCGCGTCGGTGCGGATCGCCCGGAGGGGATAGCGGGTCACCAGGGCGATGTAGTCGGCGTCCGGGGCGTCGGTCGAGGCGAGCGTCGCGGTCCTGGCCATGAGAGTCTCCAGGCCGGCCGGGGCCGGCGGTCGGTGGTGGGACGGGGCGGGAGGCCTCATCCCTTCCACTTGCCCTTGTCGTACTCGCGGTGGGTTCCCACGAAGAGCATGAAGATCATCCGGGCCTCGAAGTCGATCCGGGTGGCGATGCGGAATTTGTTGCCCCCGACGTTGAAAACGACCAGTCCGCCAACCCAGCTCGCGTCGGCATAGGTCGCCTTGACGTCTGCGAAACTGCCCCACTGGGCGTCGCGGGCATTCAAGTACCAGTCGTCGAAGGCGGACTCGGCCGAGGGGTCGGACACCGTCGCCACGAACTCCCGGATCATCCTCCGGCTGATGATGTGGAACCGGGGTGGCTTCGGCCTCGGCTCGGCCATCCGGTCCTCTCCCTCGCTTCGCCATTGCGGGCTCGATGAAGGCTAGTCTATCTGTTTTTGTGAACTAGTGCGCCGTGAAAGTCCACAAAAACAGGATCTCGGTTGTTTTCGGCTGACCTGCCCCGCCGCTGATCATGCCAATCGCGAGGTTCGTGCCCCGATTTTCCGGGGCACGTTGATGGTTTCGCTCCGGAATAGCTCAGTTGGCCTTGATGCGGACGTTGACGGGGAGGTCGAGGGTGGCGGGGGCGAGGCAGGCCCGGTCGTTGCAGGGCTGGTAGGCGAGCTTGAGGTGAATGGTGCGGTCGCCGGCGGGGGTCTCGGGGGGGAGGGTCAGGGTGGCGGTGAGGGTGACCTGGTCCTCGTAGACCTCGACAGGGGGCTGGCCGAGGGGGGTGGACTTGAGGCGTTGGCCGGTGGGGTAGGTGACGTCGGTGAGGGTGGCGGTCTCGCCTGGGGCCAGGGTGAGGGTGGTGGGTCGGGCGGTGTCGGTGGTGGAGGGGTTGGCGTAGGTGTGCCAGCCTGGTTTGTGGGTCAGGGTGACGGTGACGGTCAGGGAGGCGCCGGGGGCGATCTCGGCGGGGGTGGCGGTGGCGGTGGCCTGGACGACGGATTGGGCGGGCTTGATGGGGGTCGCTGCGGCGGCGGTGTCGGTGGCGGGGCGGGCGTCGAGGTAGGCGTCCATTCCGGCGAGCATCCAGGGGGCGCCGGTGGGGTTGCGGGTGAGGATGGCTCCGAAGGCGGTGAGGGCCTTGTCGGCCTGGTCGAGATAGCTGGATTCGTGGGTGGCGGCGGCCAGGTTCACGAGGGCGTGGATGGCGACGCTGTTGCCGCTGGGGAGGGCGTTGTCGAAGGGGTCTTTGGTGCGGGTGAGCAGGCTTTCGTGGGTGTCGGCGGTGAAGAAGTAGCCGCCGTCCTTGGGGTCGGAGAACTCGGCGATCATGCGGTCGGTCAGGTCGCGGGCCTGGGCCAGGCGCTTGGGGTCGTCGGTGGAGGCGTGGAGCTTCAGCAGGGCGTGGGCGAGGAAGGCGTAGTCTTCCAGATAGGCGGCGAGCTTGGCCTGGCCGCCGCGAGAGGTGCGCAGGAGCTTGCCTTCGGGGGTCCGCATCTTGGTGAGGAGGAAGTCGGCAGCCCGCTCGGCGGCGAGTCGGTACGACGGGTCGCCGGTCAGGCGGTGGGCGTCGGCGTAGGCGGAAATCATCAGGGCGTTCCAGGAGGTCAGCACCTTGTCGTCGAGGGGCGGGGCCTTGCGCCTGTCTCGGGCGGCGAGGAGTTTGGAACGCAGCGGGGCGAGGCGGGCTTCGAGGGCTTCGGGGGTCAGCGAGAGCTTGGCGGCGAGCTTGGCTCGCGAGGCGGGCTCGCGGAGGACGTAGCGGTTGCCCTCGAAGTTGGATTTGCCGTCGAGGCCGTAGGCCAGGGCGAAGAGGTCGGAATCGGCGGGGTTGGCCAGCAGGGCGTCGACCTCGGCGCGGGTCCAGACGTAATAAGACCCCTCTTCGCCGTCGGTCTCGGCGTCGAGGGACGAATAGAAGGCCCCTTCGGGCGAGGTGAGCGAACGGGCGACGAAGGCGAAGATGGAGCGGGCCTCGGCCTGCCAGCGGGGGTCGGGGTCGACCTCGGAGGTGGCCAGGAGCGCCGAGGCGATCAGGGCGTTGTCGTAGAGCATCTTCTCGAAGTGGGGGACCGACCAGTCTCGGACGGTGCTGTAGCGGTGGTAGCCGCCCGCGAGGTGGTCGCGGATGCCGCCGCGGGCCATCTGGTCGAGGGTGGTCTGCACCATCGGCAGCGGGGCGTTGGGCTCAGGCTTCGGCCTGGCGAGCTTGCCGTCGGGGCCGACGGGGAGGCCTTTGGGGGCGGTCCGGCGGTGCTGGTCGACGAGGTAGAGGAGGTTCGTGGGCTCGGGGAACTTGGGGCGGCGGGGGGCGTTGGGCGCGTAGTTGAAGCCGCCGAAGTCGGGGTCGAAGGTCTCGGCCAGGGAGGGAACGCCGGAGGCGGCGAGGGCCCGGGTGGGGGCGACCCGGCGGCCGGCGTCGGCGGCGAGCGCCTTGCGGACGGCCTGGGTGAGCCCTTCGGCGGCGGCGTCGACCTGCTTGCGGTCGTCGCGGAAGGCCTCGCGCATGCCGTTGACGACCTGGGTGAACGAGGGCTGGCCGTTGGCTGGCTTGGGGGGGAAGTAGGTGCCGCCGAAGAAGGGGAGGCCGTTGGGGGTGAGGAAGACGGAGAGCGGCCAGCCGCCGCCGCCGTCGCTGAGAATCTGCACGGCGCTCATGTAGATCTGGTCGACGTCGGGGCGTTCCTCGCGATCGACCTTGATGCAGACGAAGTGTTCGTTGAGGAGCTTGGCGACGGCGGGGTCGGTGAAGCTCTCGCGTTCCATGACGTGGCACCAGTAGCAGGCGCTGTAGCCGATGGAGAGGAAGATGGGCTTGCCCTGTGCCTTGGCCTTGGCGAGCGCCTCGGGCCCCCAGGGGTGCCAGTCGACGGGGTTGTGGGCGTGCAGAAGTAGATAGGGGCTGGTCTCGCCGGCCAGGTGATTGGCCGGGTGCTTTTTGGCGTCGGGCTTGTCGTCGGCGCGGGCGATGGCGGGCAGGAGGAGTGCCAGGAGCAGGGCGAGGCCCATGCGCGTGGCTCCGGGGCCGGTCCCCGTTTTCCCGCTCCACCCAAGCGGGAGCCGCCCTGAAGCCTGGGCGAGGTTTCCTTGGCTGATGCTTCGCCGGGGCGTGCCAGCCGGGGTGAGCAGGTCCGGGGCATCGGGCTTGGGGTTCTGGTCGGCGGGGTGGGCTGGCATGGCGGGCTCCTGGCGGCGGGGCCGACTCGTCGAGGAGAGTCAGGGGCGGGTCGGGCCCTGATTGTAGGGGATGCGGCGGCCGGGGGCCAATCCGGTGGGCCTGCCCTGGAGCCGATGGAGTTAGTTCTTGGCCGGGCGATGCCCGGGATGCGATGCTGTGGCGGCCCGGTCGCCGGGTGCACTGGGCCGGCCGCGGGCAATTCTTGCCGACTTACGAGGGGGGTGGTCGTATGGGTAAGGATGCTCGAATCTGGGCCTTCGGGCTTCTGGGGCTGGGAATGGCCTGGGCGGGGGCCGGCTGCGACGGGCTCTCGGGGGAGGACCCCGCGAAGCAATCGGTGGGGCAGGATCGGTCGACGGTGGTGGTCTACTCGGCGCTCGACGAGGAGTTCTCCAGGCCGATCCTGGAGGCGTACGGCAAGGCGGCCAGGGTGAAGGTCGAGGTCAAATATGACGTGGAGAGCACCAAGACGGTGGGCCTGACCAACCTGCTGATCGCCGAGGCGGGTCGGCCCAGGTGCGACCTGTTCTGGAACAATGAGATCCTCAACACGATCAGGTTGCGGCAGAAGGGGCTGCTCCAGGAGTTCAGGCCGCCCAATGCCGACGCCTATCCGATCAATGTCCGCGACGAGAACGGGACGTGGTACGGGTTCGCCGCGCGGGCGCGGATCCTCCTGATCGACACGCGGCAGATCGGCGACGCCGACCGTCCGAGGGGGATCATGGACCTGAATGACCCTCGCTGGAAGGGGAAGGTGGGGTTGGCCAAGCCGCTGTTCGGCACCACGGCCACGCATGCGGCCTGCCTGTTCAACGTCCTGGGCGAGGAGAAGGCGAAGGCGTTCTTCAAGGGTCTGAAGGAGAACGAGGCGCGGGTATTCTCGGGCAACAAGCAGGTGGCGAAGGCGGTGGCCTCGGGGGAGATCGCCATCGGCCTGACCGACACCGACGACGCCATGATCGAGCTGGAGCAGGGGGGGGCGGTGGCGATCGTCTACCCCGACCTGGGCCGAGACCAGATCGGGACGCTGTTCATCCCCAACACGCTCTGCGTTCCAAAG
It encodes:
- a CDS encoding helix-turn-helix domain-containing protein, giving the protein MARTATLASTDAPDADYIALVTRYPLRAIRTDADHARAVEVMTMVALTPDPRPGELMYRDALAAIIEHHESAIFPEPATDPARRLRSLLESRQVSQSDVAKATGVSQSSISDILAGRRKVSRKVAAAMGSYFAVDPAAFF
- a CDS encoding type II toxin-antitoxin system HigB family toxin, which encodes MAEPRPKPPRFHIISRRMIREFVATVSDPSAESAFDDWYLNARDAQWGSFADVKATYADASWVGGLVVFNVGGNKFRIATRIDFEARMIFMLFVGTHREYDKGKWKG
- a CDS encoding DUF255 domain-containing protein translates to MPAHPADQNPKPDAPDLLTPAGTPRRSISQGNLAQASGRLPLGWSGKTGTGPGATRMGLALLLALLLPAIARADDKPDAKKHPANHLAGETSPYLLLHAHNPVDWHPWGPEALAKAKAQGKPIFLSIGYSACYWCHVMERESFTDPAVAKLLNEHFVCIKVDREERPDVDQIYMSAVQILSDGGGGWPLSVFLTPNGLPFFGGTYFPPKPANGQPSFTQVVNGMREAFRDDRKQVDAAAEGLTQAVRKALAADAGRRVAPTRALAASGVPSLAETFDPDFGGFNYAPNAPRRPKFPEPTNLLYLVDQHRRTAPKGLPVGPDGKLARPKPEPNAPLPMVQTTLDQMARGGIRDHLAGGYHRYSTVRDWSVPHFEKMLYDNALIASALLATSEVDPDPRWQAEARSIFAFVARSLTSPEGAFYSSLDAETDGEEGSYYVWTRAEVDALLANPADSDLFALAYGLDGKSNFEGNRYVLREPASRAKLAAKLSLTPEALEARLAPLRSKLLAARDRRKAPPLDDKVLTSWNALMISAYADAHRLTGDPSYRLAAERAADFLLTKMRTPEGKLLRTSRGGQAKLAAYLEDYAFLAHALLKLHASTDDPKRLAQARDLTDRMIAEFSDPKDGGYFFTADTHESLLTRTKDPFDNALPSGNSVAIHALVNLAAATHESSYLDQADKALTAFGAILTRNPTGAPWMLAGMDAYLDARPATDTAAAATPIKPAQSVVQATATATPAEIAPGASLTVTVTLTHKPGWHTYANPSTTDTARPTTLTLAPGETATLTDVTYPTGQRLKSTPLGQPPVEVYEDQVTLTATLTLPPETPAGDRTIHLKLAYQPCNDRACLAPATLDLPVNVRIKAN
- a CDS encoding extracellular solute-binding protein is translated as MGKDARIWAFGLLGLGMAWAGAGCDGLSGEDPAKQSVGQDRSTVVVYSALDEEFSRPILEAYGKAARVKVEVKYDVESTKTVGLTNLLIAEAGRPRCDLFWNNEILNTIRLRQKGLLQEFRPPNADAYPINVRDENGTWYGFAARARILLIDTRQIGDADRPRGIMDLNDPRWKGKVGLAKPLFGTTATHAACLFNVLGEEKAKAFFKGLKENEARVFSGNKQVAKAVASGEIAIGLTDTDDAMIELEQGGAVAIVYPDLGRDQIGTLFIPNTLCVPKGATHSEAATELANHLLSATVEEALAAGPSAQIPLGRTATDRARIESPETVKAMKVDFEAAASQWDKAAAFLAEEFGGP